One Manihot esculenta cultivar AM560-2 chromosome 6, M.esculenta_v8, whole genome shotgun sequence DNA segment encodes these proteins:
- the LOC110617138 gene encoding probable (S)-N-methylcoclaurine 3'-hydroxylase isozyme 2 codes for MDQTPSSKEFSLLSPPIFLLLPVIFIIIKHIASLSSNRRPLPPGPRPWPIVGNIFHLDKKLHISTTRFAKLHGPLISLRLGTQVVIFGSSPTAAAEILKNHDRLLSARWTLKVIPRKIHELERISVIWNPTCNDQWKSLRALFRTELFSAKAIQSQATLREKKLSEMVEFFTTQQGTVINIGEIVFATVFNTISNLIFSKDLIALEDKEVASGLKSLFWMTMELASAPNIAEFYPILEGLDPQGLRRKMSECIEQMFGVWEIYIKERREKHVNDATKTDFLDVFLSSGFDDDLINWLIAELMSAGVETTTTTVEWAMAEILKNKRVMEKVGEELQRVINRGTIHESEVSQLTYVNAVVKETLRLHPPAPFLLPHRAPETCEVMNYTIPKDSQIFVNVWAIGRDPSVWEDPLSFKPERFLESSLDLKGHDFELIPFGSGRRICPGLTMATRQIPMILASLIHYFEWSLENGEDPATIDMNDKFGVTLQKEKPLLVIPRRNRRFRDCVIP; via the exons ATGGATCAAACACCTTCTTCTAAAGAATTCAGTCTCTTATCTCCTCCCATTTTCTTACTTCTGCCTGTTATCTTTATCATCATCAAGCATATTGCCTCTCTATCTTCGAATCGGCGGCCTCTTCCTCCAGGTCCCAGGCCATGGCCTATCGTAGGCAACATTTTTCATCTCGACAAAAAGCTACACATCTCAACGACACGCTTTGCCAAACTTCATGGCCCTCTAATTTCATTGAGGCTCGGTACTCAAGTAGTTATTTTTGGCTCTTCTCCGACTGCAGCAGCTGAAATTCTAAAAAATCACGACCGTTTGCTATCTGCTAGATGGACACTTAAAGTGATTCCGCGCAAAATCCATGAACTTGAACGTATATCTGTTATTTGGAATCCCACATGCAATGACCAGTGGAAGTCCTTGCGAGCCTTGTTCAGGACCGAGCTTTTCTCTGCCAAAGCCATCCAATCTCAAGCCACTTTGAGGGAGAAGAAATTGTCAGAGATGGTGGAATTTTTTACTACCCAGCAAGGAACAGTAATCAATATTGGAGAAATTGTTTTTGCTACTGTTTTTAATACAATTTCTAATCTTATATTCTCCAAGGACTTGATTGCTTTGGAAGATAAAGAGGTGGCTAGTGGATTGAAAAGCCTGTTTTGGATGACGATGGAGTTGGCCTCTGCTCCAAACATAGCAGAATTTTATCCCATCTTAGAGGGGTTGGATCCGCAGGGTTTAAGAAGAAAAATGTCAGAGTGCATCGAGCAAATGTTTGGTGTATGGGAAATTTATATCAAGGAGAGAAGAGAAAAGCATGTCAATGATGCTACCAAAACAGATTTCTTGGATGTTTTTCTTTCCAGTGGATTTGATGACGATCTAATCAATTGGTTGATTGCT GAATTGATGAGTGCAGGCGTAGAAACTACCACCACAACGGTGGAGTGGGCAATGGCTGAGATTCTGAAGAATAAACGAGTCATGGAAAAAGTTGGGGAAGAGCTGCAAAGGGTAATCAACAGGGGCACAATACACGAATCTGAAGTTTCTCAACTCACATACGTTAATGCAGTTGTAAAGGAAACATTGAGGTTACATCCTCCTGCTCCATTTCTCCTTCCACATCGAGCTCCTGAAACTTGTGAAGTTATGAATTATACAATTCCAAAAGATTCTCAAATATTTGTCAATGTTTGGGCAATTGGACGAGATCCTTCAGTTTGGGAAGATCCTTTGTCATTTAAACCTGAAAGATTTTTGGAATCGAGTTTAGATTTGAAAGGTCATGATTTTGAGCTAATACCTTTTGGTTCAGGAAGGCGGATTTGCCCAGGACTAACCATGGCTACAAGGCAAATTCCTATGATTTTAGCCTCTTTAATACATTACTTTGAATGGTCCCTTGAAAATGGTGAAGATCCTGCAACCATAGACATGAATGATAAGTTCGGCGTCACATTGCAGAAAGAGAAGCCTCTACTCGTTATTCCTCGAAGGAATCGTAGATTTCGAGATTGTGTTATTCCATGA